Proteins from a genomic interval of Anolis sagrei isolate rAnoSag1 chromosome 1, rAnoSag1.mat, whole genome shotgun sequence:
- the RHOB gene encoding rho-related GTP-binding protein RhoB has translation MAAAIRKKLVVVGDGACGKTCLLIVFSKDEFPEVYVPTVFENYVADIEVDGKQVQLALWDTAGQEDYDRLRPLSYPDTDVILMCFSVDSPDSLENIPEKWVPEVKHFCPNVPIILVANKKDLRHDEHVRAELARMKQEPVRAEDGRAMALRIQAYDYLECSAKTKEGVREVFETATRAALQKRHGAQGGCAHCCKLL, from the coding sequence aTGGCGGCGGCGATCCGGAAGAAGCTGGTGGTGGTGGGCGACGGCGCCTGCGGGAAGACCTGCCTCCTGATCGTCTTCAGCAAGGACGAGTTCCCGGAGGTGTACGTGCCCACGGTCTTCGAGAACTACGTGGCCGACATCGAGGTGGACGGCAAGCAGGTGCAGCTGGCGCTGTGGGACACGGCCGGGCAGGAGGACTACGACCGCCTCCGCCCGCTCTCCTACCCGGACACCGACGTCATCCTGATGTGCTTCTCGGTCGACAGCCCGGACTCGCTGGAGAACATCCCGGAGAAGTGGGTGCCCGAGGTCAAGCACTTCTGCCCCAACGTGCCCATCATCCTGGTGGCCAACAAGAAGGACCTGCGCCACGACGAGCACGTGCGCGCCGAGCTGGCCCGCATGAAGCAGGAGCCCGTCCGCGCCGAGGACGGGCGCGCCATGGCCCTCCGCATCCAGGCCTACGACTACCTCGAGTGCTCCGCCAAGACCAAGGAGGGCGTGCGCGAGGTCTTCGAGACGGCCACGCGCGCCGCCCTCCAGAAGCGCCACGGCGCCCAGGGAGGCTGCGCCCACTGCTGCAAGCTCCTATGA